In one window of Methanolobus mangrovi DNA:
- a CDS encoding hydantoinase/oxoprolinase family protein: protein MQYSLGIDAGGTFTDGVIIRDSDGVILDATKVLTTYPDPIGGIKKVIDNLNPDYVNDIKLVSVSTTLSTNTILEDTGFPVGVILVGDYVIPKEGFPAPYYVRLSGGHTSNGEEAAPLDEDGVKQFALEVKDHVAAFSVSSFFSNRNSEHELRVKHIIRELTGLPVVCGHELSQEVGAYDRAITAYLNAQLLPITHKFIQSIMQDIKSRGIDANLLMLKCDGSVVGMEEALERPIESIFSGPAASLVGAAFLTKYDTCVMVDVGGTSTDVALIRNGVPELSDQGAIVGGWKTMVKAIRMETSATGGDSHVWVEEQRFHIGPRRVIPLCRAAVEYNGFLERLKGSKSPSRKLLCENVQPTKFFVRTGLRPLELTRTEDEIYDVIQGIPVSYVDIFQQLKKQPSVRALDSLIQKRLVQSIGFTPTDALHVIGDFRKWETEASLIGAERLAKQLRVSKEEVAVMVKQKVAKNMASDLVSYLVDGIPQSVVDQMLAGDNYTRFKVETPVVLLGGPVIAYKEEMEKLIDANIVVPEHASVGNAVGSLVGKGIKRVEILIKRDFAPITGVNVTDEELKNAKEVISYFVFTPEGRSIFQEYMEAFDFARNTGKKIIMDYMKAAGYSKDEVEIEVTKKDLMVREGEEPVESKIIVVGIGTSKLVVEKDVIPDYMRKKAISSRSAEGSYSGK from the coding sequence ATGCAATACAGTCTTGGCATTGATGCCGGAGGAACCTTCACTGATGGGGTTATTATCCGTGATTCGGATGGTGTGATACTGGATGCTACTAAAGTGCTTACTACCTATCCGGATCCTATAGGTGGAATTAAAAAAGTCATTGATAATCTGAATCCGGATTATGTGAATGATATTAAACTGGTTTCTGTTTCAACAACTCTTTCAACCAACACTATACTGGAAGATACAGGTTTTCCAGTAGGTGTAATACTGGTTGGCGATTATGTAATCCCGAAAGAAGGCTTTCCTGCTCCATACTATGTCAGACTCAGTGGTGGCCATACAAGTAATGGTGAAGAGGCTGCCCCTCTTGACGAAGATGGAGTCAAACAATTTGCCCTTGAAGTAAAGGACCATGTTGCAGCATTCTCAGTTTCCTCTTTTTTCAGTAACCGTAACTCTGAACATGAACTCCGTGTCAAACATATAATCCGTGAACTTACTGGACTGCCTGTTGTATGTGGGCATGAGCTTTCCCAGGAAGTGGGTGCCTATGACAGGGCCATTACTGCATATCTTAACGCTCAGTTATTGCCTATTACGCATAAATTCATTCAGTCGATCATGCAGGATATCAAGTCAAGAGGTATTGATGCCAATCTTCTCATGCTCAAATGTGATGGTTCTGTAGTAGGTATGGAAGAGGCATTGGAGCGTCCAATCGAATCTATATTTTCCGGACCTGCTGCAAGTCTGGTGGGTGCAGCCTTCCTCACAAAATATGATACATGTGTCATGGTGGATGTAGGAGGCACCAGTACAGACGTTGCACTTATCAGAAACGGTGTTCCTGAACTCAGTGACCAGGGTGCCATCGTAGGCGGCTGGAAAACAATGGTAAAAGCCATCAGGATGGAAACATCTGCTACGGGTGGTGATAGTCACGTATGGGTTGAGGAGCAGAGGTTCCATATTGGTCCCAGAAGGGTTATCCCTCTTTGTCGTGCTGCTGTTGAGTATAATGGTTTTCTTGAGAGATTGAAAGGTTCTAAGTCACCTTCCCGAAAACTACTCTGCGAGAATGTGCAGCCAACTAAGTTCTTTGTTCGTACCGGACTGAGGCCACTCGAACTTACAAGAACTGAAGATGAAATATATGATGTAATTCAGGGAATCCCTGTTTCATATGTTGATATTTTCCAGCAGTTGAAAAAACAGCCAAGTGTACGTGCCCTGGACAGTCTAATTCAGAAACGTCTTGTACAGTCTATTGGTTTTACTCCTACCGATGCCCTGCATGTGATTGGTGATTTCAGAAAATGGGAAACTGAAGCATCCCTGATAGGTGCTGAAAGGCTTGCCAAGCAGCTAAGGGTAAGCAAGGAAGAAGTTGCTGTTATGGTAAAGCAGAAGGTAGCAAAGAACATGGCATCAGATCTTGTTTCTTATCTTGTGGATGGAATTCCGCAGTCTGTTGTTGATCAAATGCTTGCCGGGGATAACTACACCCGCTTTAAGGTGGAAACGCCTGTTGTATTGCTGGGAGGGCCTGTGATTGCCTATAAGGAAGAGATGGAAAAGCTCATTGATGCCAATATAGTTGTTCCGGAACATGCCAGTGTAGGCAATGCAGTTGGTTCTCTTGTGGGCAAAGGTATCAAGCGTGTCGAGATACTTATCAAGAGGGACTTTGCTCCAATTACAGGAGTAAACGTCACGGATGAGGAATTGAAGAATGCTAAAGAAGTCATCAGTTACTTCGTCTTCACTCCTGAAGGCAGATCTATCTTTCAGGAATATATGGAAGCTTTTGACTTTGCCCGGAACACCGGTAAGAAGATCATAATGGATTACATGAAGGCAGCAGGTTACTCCAAGGATGAGGTGGAGATAGAAGTCACCAAAAAAGATCTCATGGTAAGAGAAGGTGAAGAGCCTGTTGAGAGCAAGATAATTGTAGTTGGAATCGGCACATCCAAACTTGTTGTGGAAAAAGATGTAATTCCTGACTATATGCGTAAAAAAGCCATAAGCAGCAGATCTGCTGAAGGTTCCTATTCAGGAAAATAA